TCCTTTGCCATCTACGCCGCGATCAAGAAAACTGTCACGGTTGCGGCAGTCAAGGGCCTTTTCGTCGAATCAGCGGTGCTAAGCCCCATCGCCTTCGGCTTGATCGTCGCCGAAATCCTCACGCCCGGCACCACTTTAACCCTGACGACCTGGGGCTTGTTCATCCTCGCTGGGGCGGTAACCTTTCTGCCCTTGCTGGTGATGTCCCACTTCGCTCGGATTGTTCCTTTCACCCTGCTGGGCATGCTGCAATACATCTCCCCTGTTGTGCAGCTTGTTCTTTCCGTCACCGTATTCCGGGAGAGTATCGAGTCCAGACAGCTTGTGGCCTTGGCCCTGATTTTGACAGGTGTAGCCATCTTCGTCTCCTCTAGTGTGCGCGCTGGCCCGCAACGTATCTAGGCGCGTGGGTGCGCCTGCTGATAAACAGCCGCCAGGCGCTGCGCGGAGACATGGGTGTAGATCTGCGTGGTCTGGAGGCTCGAATGGCCCAGTAGTTCTTGCACCACCCTCAAATCCGCACCTCCCTCGAGCATGTGGGTCGCGGCGCTGTGGCGCAGGGAGTGCGGGCTAAGTTCCCCGGCGCCGATGCGCGCGGCGGCGCGTTCTACCACCCGACGCACCTGCCGCGGGTCGATCCTTTTGCCCCGCGTTCCGACAAACAGTGCCTTCTGCCCGTCCAAGGCCAGTTCTGTTCGGCCGTCACTTAACCATTCGCGCAGTGCTGTGGCGGCTTTGCCGCCGAAGGGGACCACGCGTTGCTTATTGCCCTTGCCTGTTACCCGGACGGTGAGCTGCTGGGTGTCCACGTCGCTGAGATCCAACCCAACCAGCTCCGCAACGCGGATCCCCGTAGCGTAGAGCAACTCAAGCATGGCTGCGTCGCGCAACGCTTCCGCTTGGTGTTCCTCGTCGTTGATCTCTGCTTCAACAAGTTGGGCTGCGCGCTGCGCAGAAACCACTTTGGGCAAATGCCGGTTGACCTTCGGTGCGGCGAGTCTCGCGGCGACATCAGAAGCGAGGTGGCCCTGTTTGTGTGCCCAGGTGGAAAAGGCACGGGCGGCGGCGGTGCGCCGGGCCATGGTGGAACGGGCAAGGCCACGCGAGAGGGAATCGGCAAGCCATCTGCGCAACACTGGGAGGGTGAAATCTGCGAAGGTACCGACGAATCCTTCCAGCGTGGCCAGATCCGAGGTGTAGGAGCGCACCGTTGCCTCACTGCGGCCAAGCACCAAACGCGCATACTCACCGAAGTCCGCGATAGCCTCGGTGAGCTGATCCCGCGAGTCACTCATGCCCCACGAGTTTAATCGATTATCCCCTTACATCGCGCCCACTTGCTACCTTCGCGCCTGACCACGCCTTTCTTGTTCAAATCCACCAACAGATGCACGGTCAGCGCGATGGACAGGCCCGCGAGTTTCGCAACCACGTCCGCCCCCGCACAACCAGTGACAGGCAAGGAGTCGTAGACGCGCAGTTCGTTGCGGGACAACGACTGAATCGGATCGGCGCGAAACTCAAGCTCGCGCTGCCCTTCAGCATCGACCTCGCCCAGCGGCGCAAGCAGCTCGTGGATATCGTCGGCACTCAGTGCCATCTCGGCTTTACCGTCGCGGATAGCCAGGTTCGCCCCCAAAGAGCCAGGTCCAAGAATCGGCCCAGGTACCGCCATCGCCCGGCGCCCGTAGTAATTGACCCAACTCAAGGTATTCAGCGCCCCGGAGCGGAAGGACGCTTCCACCACCACGCTGCCCTGTGTCAGGGCAGCAACGAGACGGTTGCGGGTGAGGAAGCGGTGCCGGTCAGGCGCTACCCCCGGTGGGTATTCGCTGATGACGGCTCCCCCGGCGGCGACAATGCGGTCGAAGATACTGGAGTTTTTCCGCGGGTAGGTCACTCCCGGCCCGCACGCGGCCACCATCACAGTTGGCACGCCGCTGTTGAGAGCAGTTTCGTGGGCGACGGTGTCGATGCCTAACGCTCCCCCCGAAACCACTGTGTACTGCCAGCGCGCCAAACCTGAAACTAAGTCCGCGGTGGCGTGGTGGCCGTAGGCACTGGCCGCGCGAGTACCGACGATCCCGACGGAACGGGCGAAGATCCCCGCCAGGTCCACTGTGCCGCGTACCCACAGCGCATGCGGGGCCACCCCACGCTCGCGGAATTGCTCCAAGTTGGCGGTGCTGGCCGCGACCCCAAGGTCGAAAGCGGTGTGGATTTGCTCATCTGGCCAACCGTGATGCTCCGGGGTGAGCAATTCAAAGCCGTGCCGTTTCGCCTCACAGAGGTCCTCGTTGGAGCGTTCCCAGGTGTAGCGCGACTCCGTCTCCTTTGCCAGCCGGCCCAGCCAACTCGCTCGGCTGCGCACACCGCGGGCGATCTCGTCGGCGTCTCGCCCGGCGCGCAAAAGCTGCTGCAGGGCGTGACTCGGTCCTTCGACAACGCGGCTTAAATACGCCCACGATTCCAACGCGCTCATGCCGCAATCCCCGCGAGATCGGCGGTGCGCAGGTCCACGGCGCGCGCTACGTGGTCAAGGTTCGGCTGGGTTGAGGCATCCAGGTCGGCTAGGCTCCAGCAGAGTTTCAAGACCCGGTCGACGCCGCGTTGGGTCAGCGCACCTCTTGCGAGCAAAGCCGCGAGGTAGGCCATGGCATCCTCGGTAGCGGGGAATTCGCGCCGGATAGTCGTGGAGTTGACCCGGGCGTTGAGGGTTGTATCCATTTCTCGCCACCTGTGCGCGGCACGCTCGCGGGCTGCGGCGACACGTTGGGCGATGGCGGCGGAGCTTTCGGCATTTGCGGGGTTGAGCACAGCGTCTTGGGTGGTGGTGCGCAACGAAATATCGATGCGGTCGCGCAGCGGCCCGGACAAGTTGCGCAGGTGTGCAGCGCGTTCCTGGGCACGGCAGGTGCAGGCGGCAGGCACGGTCGCGGCGCATTTGCAGGTGTTCGCTGCGAGCACGAGTTGGAAGTGCGCCGGGTAGGTCACGGTGGCCCGCGCCCGCGTCAGGCGCACCACACCTGTCTCTAAAGGGATACGGAGTGAGTCAAGCACAGCGGCGTTGATTTCTGATGCCTCGTCGAGAAAGAGCACACCGTGGTGCGCTTGGCTCACCGCCCCCGGGCGCGGTGAGCCGGCTCCCCCGCCGATCAGGGCCGCTTGACGCAGTGAGGGGTGCGGGGCGATGAAGGGACGCGACGCGACAATTCCACCCGCGAACGGCGATGCCGCCCCGCACACGGAGTGAATTGCGGTGGCTTCGATCATTTCACTGCGCTTCAAGGGTGGAAGGATAGACGGGAGGCGTTCAGCGAGCATGGATTTGCCGGTGCCGGGTGGGCCCACCATGAGCACATGGTGCCCGCCGGCGGCGGCAACTTCGAGGGCGAAACGCTCCTCGGCTTGGCCTGCGATGTCGCGGAAGTCTGCGGTGGCCACTGGGGCGTCGACAAGCGTGCCCCGCGGTAGGTGAAGCTCGCAAGATCCGCAGATCCAGTTCCACACCTCCGACAAACTGTGCGCGGCGAGGATTCGGTCGTGGCCCAACAGCTCGGCCTCCGCCGCGTTCTCGGCGGGAATAACTATGTGTTCAACATCCTCGGGTGCGGCTAGCAGCATGGGCAAAATCCTCTCGACACGGCGCAGGCGCCCACCCAAACCGAGCTCGCCGAGAAACATCGTGCGCTCGAGTACCAGCGGCGCCCTCGGGTCTAGCGCCCCAATGACAGCGAGCGCCACAGGCAAGTCGAAATGAGACCCAGCCTTGGGAAGGTGCGCGGGCGAAAGAGAGACCATGACCTTGGTGCGCGGCCACGGCAGAGCCGAATTGGCCACAGCGGTGCGGATCCGGTCGCGCGATTCTTTGACCGCCGCATCACCCAAACCGACCATGTGCACCCCCGGCAGACCAGGGCCGATGTTGACCTCGACGGTGACGGTGCGGGCGCTGAAACCTTCCAAAGTTGCGGAATACGTGCTAGCAAGCGCCATGGTCCACATCCTCGTACAGCGTGATCTGAACGTCCTCGCTGGTAAAAATCACCTCCGCAACATCGAAGCGCACCTTGCTGTAGGTGCTGTAGGGCTGTTCTTCAAGCCACTGCCCGGCGCAGCGGCGCATGGTGGCGAGCTTTTTGGCGGTGACTGCCTCCGCCCCGCCGAAGGATCGGCCACGGCGCGATTTCACCTCTACAAAGACGATGGTGCCGTCTTCATCTTTCAAAATCAGATCTATTTCGCCGCAGCGGGTGCGCACCCGGGAGTCGATCAGCGTATAGCCGGCCGACTCGTAGACCCCGAGCGCGAAACCCTCCCCCGCGATCCCGAGCAGATGATTGTCCTCGTATGTTGATTGCGTCATGTGCTTGTCCCCCCAACTTGTTTTCTGCATAAAACTCGTTGGTGTATTAGACGGCGCACATGCCCCTGCGGTTCCCTAGGGTTTGAAACTAACGCTCCGGGAAGGTCAGATCCGGCTTGTCCAATTCTTCGATGTTGACGTCTTTGTAGGTAATGACGCGCACGTAGCGAACGAAGCGCACGGCACGGTACATATCCCACACCCAGCAGTCGGACATCCGCACTTCGTAGTAGACGTCTTTGCCTTCGGTGTGTGGGATAAGTTCAACCGCGTTGGCCAGGTAGAAGCGCCTGTCTGTCTCGACTACGTAGGAGAATTGGCTGACCACATCGCGGTATTCGCGGTAGAGGGAGAGCTCGACTTCTGCCTCGTAGTTGTCCAGATCTTCAGCGCTCATGGTGACCTCTCGAAATGTTCGTGGGCGGATCTCACGTTGGCATAACTATAACGATGTTCACGGCTCGCTCCATGGCGGCGCACCGCGTCCATGTGGGCCGCCGTTGCGTATCCTTTGTGCTTTTCTAGCCCATAGTCCGGGAACTGCCGTGCCATCTTTGTGATGAGGCGGTCGCGGCTGACTTTGGCGAGAATGCTAGCTGCGGCGATGCAGCGGGCAGTCGAGTCGCCCCCGATGATGGGCAGTTGGGCGACGGTAAGTCCGGGGATGCGGAAGGCGTCGACAAGCACGTAGCCGGGTGGAGCTGCAAGCTTGGCGACGGCCCTTCGTGCCCCATCTAAGTTCGCCGCCTGTATCCCCCGGCGGTCGATTACCTGGGCGGGAACATGGACCACCGACCAGGCCAGGGCACAATCGACGATGGCACCAAAGAGCGACTCCCTGCGTGAGGCGGTGAGCTTTTTGGAATCGTCGATCCCGTCGAGGGCCGGGATAGGTTGTGATGGCAGGACGCACGCGGCGACAGTCACCGGCCCGAAACATGCCCCGCGTCCGGCCTCGTCAACGCCTGCCACTGGGCCGAGCCCTGCTTTGTGCAGTGCGACCTCGTGGGTGCGCAACTGTTTAAGCCGCCTTGGCACCTGAGGCTCTTAGTTCTGGATCTGTGGCGCGTCGATGCCGCCGAAGCGGTCGAGCGGGAAGACGATGGCAGCGACTTTGCCGCGGATGTTTTCCTCCGGGATGGCACCTTGGTACTCATCACCCATGTGGTAGCGCGAGTCCAGGGAGTTCGTGCGGTTATCGCCCATCATGTAGTAGGTGCCTTCGGGGACTACGATGGGGCCGAAGTAGTCGCCGCCGCAGGCATCCGAACCGGTGGTGGGATTGACCGGGTAGAAGTTGGGCGTAAGGATATAAGACTGGTCGATCGGTTTGCCGTCAACCATGACAGCCGGGTCGCCTTCTTGGCAGGACACAGTTTGGCCGCCAGTTGCAATGACGCGCTTGACAAGGTTGTTTTCATCGGGGGGCACGATTCCAGCCCAGGAGCCGACTTGTTGCAAGCCCGCCACGACCGGGTTCGTTGAACGGGTCGATTGCCACTGGGTGTTCCAGGAGTCAGTGCCTTTGAATACGACGACGTCGCCCGGTTGCGGGTCGTCGAAGTAGTAGGAGATCTTTTGCACCGCGATACGGTCGCCCTTGCCGTCGAGGCCGTGCAGGGTCGGTTCCATTGATGCTGAGGGGATGACGTAGACGCGGCCGATGAAGGTTTGGATGATGAAGATGAAAAACAGCGTCAGCAAAATCACCAGTGGGATTTCAAGATACCAGGCCATTGCCTTCGTCTCGTCGCCTGCGCGGCTGTTGTCCTCGCCGGGCTGGTGGGGTTTTGCGGTGTTGGGGTTGGTCACTTGCAACACTTTATCACCGGCGAAGCAAAGCTATGCCCCGCCCACCGGCAGGTGGTGCGGGGCATAGCTTTTGTGATTTTTAACGGCGCTCCTTGATGCGGGCAGCTTTGCCGCGCAGCTCGCGCATGTAGTAAAGCTTCGCGCGGCGCACGTCGCCCTTGCGCAGAACCTCGATCTTCTCGATGTTCGGGGAGTGGACCGGGAATGTACGCTCGACGCCGATGCCGAAGGAGACCTTGCGGACGGTGAATGTCTCGCGGATACCGGAGCCTTGGCGGCGAACCACGAAGCCTTCAAAGAGCTGGGTACGGGTGACCGAGCCTTCGATAACCTTCACGTGGACGCCGAGGGTGTCTCCCGGGCGGAAGTTCGGGATGTCGTCGCGCAGTTGGCCTGCGTCGACAAGATCAATGATGCCGTTGCTCATGTAGCAATCCTTTACGTTTAAGGACAGAGGACCCTAGCGGCCACTCCCCTTGGGTGCGGGGCGCTCGTCTGGTTCATGTCTCCTACAACAACCTGTGAGATTCTACATACGCGCCGGTCAGTTCCCAAATCCTGCCTTTTTCAGGGCGGCAGCCATCGAACCGTTTGCTTGACGACGCCCACCCGCCGCCTTCTTCTCACCAGGATTCTTGCGGGGCTTTTTCCTGTCCTGCCCAGGTTCGTCGTCGAGCCTTAAGCTCAGTGCGATGCGTTGGCGCTCCACGTCGACCTCCATCACCTTGACCTTAACTACTTGGCCGGAGCGGACCACGTCGTGTGGGTCGGAAATGAATTTTTTGCTCATCGCGGAAACGTGCACGAGCCCGTCCTGGTGCACCCCGACATCGACAAAGGCGCCGAACGCGGCGACGTTTGTTACCGTTGCCTCCAGGATCATGCCTGGGGTGAGGTCCGAGACTTTGTTCACACCTTCCTTAAAGGTAGCGGTGCGAAACTCGGGGCGCGGGTCGCGCCCCGGTTTATCCAGCTCGGCGATGATGTCGGTGACCGTCGGGATGCCGAAAGTCTCGTCAGCGAAATCGGCAGGTCTGAGCCGTTCAAGCACCGCCGTGTTGCCGATTAGCTCCTGGGTCGCCGTGCCGGTGGCCTGGGCGATACGCTCAACAACCGGGTAGGCCTCCGGGTGAACAGCCGAATCGTCGAGGGGGCTGTCTCCGCCGCGGATACGCAAAAAGCCCGCCGCTTGTTCGAAGGCTTTAGGCCCCAATCGCGGCACCTTGTGGAGCTGCTGGCGGGAGACGAAGCTGCCCTGTTCGTCGCGGTAGGCGACGATGTTTTTCGCGATGGTCGGGGTCAGTCCCGAAACTCTTTCCAGCAACGGCACGGATGCGGTGTTGAGGTCAACGCCAACGGAGTTGACCGCGTCCTCGACCACAGCGTCAAGGGAGCTGGCAAGCGCCGCCTGGTTGACGTCGTGCTGGTATTGACCCACACCGATGGATTTGGGGTCGACCTTGACCAATTCCGCTAGCGGGTCCTGCAAACGGCGGGCGATCGAGACTGCCGAGCGAAGCGAAACGTCCATGTCCGGAAATTCCTGCGCGGCGATCTCGGAGGCCGAGTACACCGACGCCCCGGATTCCGAAACCATCACCGGTGTCGGACGAGCTGCCCCTGCCCTGGCGATGAGATCAGCGACCTCGCCAGCGAGCTTTTCCGATTCACGCGAGGCGGTGCCGTTGCCCACAGCAATTAACTCCACGCCATGGGTGGCCGACAGCGCCGAGAGCTCTTTGACCGCTTCCGCCCAACGGTTCTGGGGCTGGTGCGGGTAGACGATGGTGGTGTCTAAGACTTTGCCGGTGCCGTCGACAACCGCGCATTTCACACCGTTGCGGTAGCCGGGGTCCAGCGCCAAGGTGGTGCGCTGGCCGGCTGGGGCGGCGAGAAGGACGTCGCGCAGGTTGGTGGTGAATACCTCCAACGCGCCCTGCTCGGCCTTCTCACGCAGCCGTGTCCTCGTCTCCAGGTTGGACGAGACTTGCAGCTTGGTCCTCCACCCCCAGCGCACAGCCTTGGCCAGCCAGGGGCTTACATCCACCGCAAGATCGAAGTGCTGGGCGATCATGCCCTCGTAGATCGACTCATCACCCGGGTCGAGCTCGAGGGAAAGCACCCCCTCCGACTCCCCGCGCAAAAGAGCCAGGATGCGGTGGCTGGGCAGGCTGCGGAAAGGTTCCGAGAAATTGAAGTAGTCACAGTACTTCGCGCCCTCGGTTTCCTTTCCCTCTACAGCGCTGGCTTTGATCGTGCCGGTGTCGTAGCAGCGCTCACGAACCTGCCCAACTAGGTCAGCGTCGGTGGTGAAGCGCTCGACTAGGATCGCGCGGGCACCGTCAAGGACGGCTTTTGTGTCCTCGAAGCCCTCCGCAAGGAAGGCTTCGGCGGCGGATTCCGGGTCGGTCGTTGGGGCGTCGATAAGCAACTGCGTGAGCTTTTCTAGTCCGGCCTCGCGGGCGATGTCGGCCTTGGTCTTGCGACGCTTCTTGTAGGGCAAGTAGAGGTCTTCGACGCGCGCTTTGGTGTCAGCCTCCTGGATTCTCACGCGGAGATCTTCGGTGAGCTGGCCTTGCTCCTCAATAGCGGCGAGCACCGCTTCCTTCCGCTCTGCAAGTTCCGTGAGGTAGGTGTTGCGCTCCTCAATCAGGCGCAGTTGCCCGTCGTTGAGCCCGCCGGTGGCTTCTTTGCGGTAGCGGGAAATAAATGGCACGGTGTTGCCCGCTCCAAGCAGCTCAAGGGCGGCGGTGACCTGCTGGGGGGCGACTTTAAGCTGTGCCGCAATGGTGTCAGCGATAAATGTCATTCGTGTGATTCTAGCCCCACCTCGATCGTGTCCCCTTCCCAGCTCCCACGCACGCGGGCAGCTTGAGCGACGGTCATGGTGGCCTCCTCCAGACTCAAAGTGGTCTGCCCCCTCACCACGATACGACCAGCATCCAAGCTAATCTCAGGGTGACGGTAATGACTGCGGCGCAGCTCACGGCGGATGTGTTTGAGGGAAATGGGGCCATAATCCCCCTGAATTGTCGTTTGCACCTCACGGCCGTAGAGCGTGAAGTAGTCATCTTCGTCTAGCTCCGCGTCCTCCAACAGCTCGGGGCGCACTTCCCGAGTGCGCAGCAGCGACTGGTCCCGGCGCCACCGTCGGCTTTTGTCATGATCACCCGACAACAACACTGCGGGGACGTCGAGGCCGCGCCAGCTACGCGGCTTGGTGTACGAGGGTCCCTCGAGAAGCCCAGCGGAAAAGCTGTCTTCTTCGTGGCTTTCGGTGTTGCCCAGCACCCCGGGAATGAGGCGGGTTACGGCCTCGGTGATGACGAGGGTGGCCACCTCCCCACCGATGAGCACATAGTCGCCGATGGAGACTTCGCGCACCCGGTAACGCTTCGCAGCATCTACGAAAACCCTCTGGTCAATGCCCTCGTAGCGCCCGCAGGCAAAAACAATATGGCGCTCGCGCGACCAGGCCTGCGCGTCTTTTTGCGTGAAGGGTTTGCCCGCAGGTGTCGGCACAAGAAGAAGCGGTTTATCAGCTTCGTTTTCCAAAGCGCCATAGCCATCCTCATTTGTTTCGTAGGGCCTGGGGGCAATCTTTGCGACTTCGTCATGGCGGAGTTTGTCATTGCGGTGCGCGGCGGCGGTATTTAGTTGTGTTCCAGCGCGCCCGGCGGCGACGGCGTCGAGTGCCGGTCCCCACACCTGCGGCATCATCACCATGCCCGGGCCTCCTCCGAGCGGCGGGGCGTCGACAGATTTGTGTTTTCCCACGGCCCAGTCGCGCAGGTTGTGCACGCCAACTGTGACGATGCCCTGCTCGATCGCTTTGCCTAGCAGTGCGTGGCGCAGCGGCTCAAGGTAGTCGGGGAAGATGGTGATGATGTCGAGGCGCAGCTTCGGATCAGACATCCAAAAGCCCCTCCGGCGGGGTGATGGTCATCAGGCCCTTGTCCAGGTCGATTTCCGGTACGAAGTCCATGACGAAGGGCACCAAGACCTCGCGGCCCTCGTAGTCAATTTCAAGGATTTTGCGGTTCGGGGTGTCCATCACTCCGGTGACTTCACCGACCTGGACGTTGTCGAGAATGACCTTCAAACCAATCAGCTCGTGGTCGTAGAACTCGTCGGAGTCCTCGTCGCGCTCGAGTGGTGCGGCGAAGAATTTCATGCCGCGTAAGGTTTCGGCTTCGGTGCGGTCTGGAACTTCCCGGAATTTCACCAGCAGTCGGCCTTTGTGGGGGCGCGAAGATTCCACGGTGAGCACTCTTTCTTTGCCGGCTTGTGTGCCGGTGATTTCCGCGCCATCAGCGAATCGGATCTCGGGGGAATCGGTCATGACTTCAACGACGGCTTCCCCGCGGATCCCGTGGGACTTTACCACCCGCCCTACTTGCACCTTCATGGTCATTGAGCTTACCTGCGGGCATTTTTGCACTGCTTGTCGACGCCTTACTGCCCGCCCCCGCACAGCCTGCGAGGTGGCGCCTCGTCGTGGCCTGGTGTTTTTCCTTTAGGTCGCAAATTTTTCCTCAAGCGGGGCGCGCAGCAAAAAACCCGCGCACTTGTTTTAAGTGCGCGGGTTTTAAAAAAGTGCGGAGGGTTTAGTTCTCCTCAGACTCCGCAGATTCAGCAGCTTCTTCGGCCTTGTCCTCTGCGGCAGCCTCATCTGCGGCGGCTGCAGCGGCATCTGCAGCGGCAGCGGCCTCTGCTTCAGCGGCAGCCTTAGCCTCTGCTTCTTCCTTAGCCTTCTTGCGCTTTTCGGTGATGGCCTCGGCGGTCGGGCCGTTGTTGGCCTCCTCGAGAGCCTGGTTGAACAGCTCAAGCTTGGACGGCTTTTCCGCGGCAACCTTCAGGGTGCCTTCTGCACCCTCAAGGCCCTTGTATTTCTGCCAGTCACCGGTGATTTTCAGCAGGGCGAGAACCGGCTCGGTCGGCTGGGCGCCAACGCCGAGCCAGTACTGGGCGCGCTCGGAATCAATCCTGATCAACGACGGCTCTTCCTTCGGGTGGTAGATGCCGATGTTTTCGATGACCTTGCCGTCGCGGCGGGCCTGCGCGTTTGCGATGACGACACGGTACTGAGCGTTGCGGATCTTGCCGAGACGCTGGAGCTTGATCTTGACAGCCAAAATTATGTCCTTACATAGTCACTGGGCAGTTCAGTCACCCGCCGCGGTTCGGCGGGCCGGTTCAACCCTTCTTCTTTAACCTGCGTGTGACGGGCCGGCCGACCACGCCGGGAGGTGTTGCTCTTTACCCCCAGCGTTGACGCTTCCGACGCTGACGCAGGACCGCGCTTACTCTACCGGGGTGCACGCGCACGACCAAAACGGGCCATGTTGTTTGGCCTGCAGGTGCCACGCACGAGTAGGGTGCCATGAGCATGTGCGGCTCAAGATGGGTGGAGATCCTGATAACCCTGCCGTGCCACGGAACTTTGGTGCGGCCTCTACCTAACCTGAGATAAACGCGAGCGAAACGAGGAGATTGTTCATGGGCGCTGCAGGGCTAAAGCAGCCGTCACCGTCGTACCGCGTGGACCTCGATGGTCTGCGCGGCATTGCTATCGCCCTTGTCGTCGTCTTCCACGTCTTCGTTGGTCGAGTCTCCGGCGGCGTTGATGTGTTTCTTCTTCTCTCCGGATACTTCTTCCTTGGTTCGCAGTTGCGCTACGCGCTTCGCCCAGAGCCGAGTTTGAATCCGTGGTGGCCGATATGGCGCACCATTCGCCGCTTAGTGCCGACTCTCGTTTTGGTTGTGGGCTCGGTGTACCTGCTGGTGCGCAACTTTGCCCCGCAGCTTATGAATATCGAGCTGGCCAGACAGTTCACCGCCTCTGTCCTGTACTACCAAAACTGGGAATTGTCCGAACAGGAGGCGGATTACGCGGCGGCCAGCCACGACACCTCTGTCCTGCAGCACCTGTGGTCCATGAGTGTGCAAGGCCAGTTCTACCTGGCCGGGATTATTTTTGGGTTGTTGGTTGCGGTGGCCGTCGACAAGCTCAAGCTGCCAACATCCGCGGCGCGCAAGGCCATAGTGGTGATTTTGACAGCCTCGAGCATCGCTTCCTTTGCGTGGGCCTCGCGCTTCGGGCTGATTGGAACACCGGGCAGCTACTACTCCACTTTCTCTCGTGCGTGGGAGCTTTCCCTCGGGGCGCTTCTTGCAATGGCACCCGCCACTTTCGCAATTCCCCGTCGCTTCTCGACGACGGCGACGGGCGCGGGTTTAGCCATGATTGCGCTGACAGGTGTGGTGATCACGTCCTCGCTGGCCTTCCCGGGGCCGTTGACCCTTCTGCCGCTTACGGGCGCTTCCTTGATCGTTTTGTCCAACCCGGACAATCCGGTGTCGCGCTTTTTGTCCTCCGCCCCGATGACGTGGCTTGGCGACATTGCTTATTCGCTGTACCTGTGGCACTGGCCACTTTTGATCATCGCAACTGTCGTTGGCGG
The Corynebacterium sp. BD556 genome window above contains:
- a CDS encoding tyrosine recombinase XerC, with amino-acid sequence MSDSRDQLTEAIADFGEYARLVLGRSEATVRSYTSDLATLEGFVGTFADFTLPVLRRWLADSLSRGLARSTMARRTAAARAFSTWAHKQGHLASDVAARLAAPKVNRHLPKVVSAQRAAQLVEAEINDEEHQAEALRDAAMLELLYATGIRVAELVGLDLSDVDTQQLTVRVTGKGNKQRVVPFGGKAATALREWLSDGRTELALDGQKALFVGTRGKRIDPRQVRRVVERAAARIGAGELSPHSLRHSAATHMLEGGADLRVVQELLGHSSLQTTQIYTHVSAQRLAAVYQQAHPRA
- a CDS encoding DNA-processing protein DprA, encoding MSALESWAYLSRVVEGPSHALQQLLRAGRDADEIARGVRSRASWLGRLAKETESRYTWERSNEDLCEAKRHGFELLTPEHHGWPDEQIHTAFDLGVAASTANLEQFRERGVAPHALWVRGTVDLAGIFARSVGIVGTRAASAYGHHATADLVSGLARWQYTVVSGGALGIDTVAHETALNSGVPTVMVAACGPGVTYPRKNSSIFDRIVAAGGAVISEYPPGVAPDRHRFLTRNRLVAALTQGSVVVEASFRSGALNTLSWVNYYGRRAMAVPGPILGPGSLGANLAIRDGKAEMALSADDIHELLAPLGEVDAEGQRELEFRADPIQSLSRNELRVYDSLPVTGCAGADVVAKLAGLSIALTVHLLVDLNKKGVVRREGSKWARCKGIID
- a CDS encoding YifB family Mg chelatase-like AAA ATPase translates to MALASTYSATLEGFSARTVTVEVNIGPGLPGVHMVGLGDAAVKESRDRIRTAVANSALPWPRTKVMVSLSPAHLPKAGSHFDLPVALAVIGALDPRAPLVLERTMFLGELGLGGRLRRVERILPMLLAAPEDVEHIVIPAENAAEAELLGHDRILAAHSLSEVWNWICGSCELHLPRGTLVDAPVATADFRDIAGQAEERFALEVAAAGGHHVLMVGPPGTGKSMLAERLPSILPPLKRSEMIEATAIHSVCGAASPFAGGIVASRPFIAPHPSLRQAALIGGGAGSPRPGAVSQAHHGVLFLDEASEINAAVLDSLRIPLETGVVRLTRARATVTYPAHFQLVLAANTCKCAATVPAACTCRAQERAAHLRNLSGPLRDRIDISLRTTTQDAVLNPANAESSAAIAQRVAAARERAAHRWREMDTTLNARVNSTTIRREFPATEDAMAYLAALLARGALTQRGVDRVLKLCWSLADLDASTQPNLDHVARAVDLRTADLAGIAA
- a CDS encoding YraN family protein, which translates into the protein MTQSTYEDNHLLGIAGEGFALGVYESAGYTLIDSRVRTRCGEIDLILKDEDGTIVFVEVKSRRGRSFGGAEAVTAKKLATMRRCAGQWLEEQPYSTYSKVRFDVAEVIFTSEDVQITLYEDVDHGAC
- a CDS encoding DUF2469 domain-containing protein, which gives rise to MSAEDLDNYEAEVELSLYREYRDVVSQFSYVVETDRRFYLANAVELIPHTEGKDVYYEVRMSDCWVWDMYRAVRFVRYVRVITYKDVNIEELDKPDLTFPER
- a CDS encoding ribonuclease HII; translated protein: MPRRLKQLRTHEVALHKAGLGPVAGVDEAGRGACFGPVTVAACVLPSQPIPALDGIDDSKKLTASRRESLFGAIVDCALAWSVVHVPAQVIDRRGIQAANLDGARRAVAKLAAPPGYVLVDAFRIPGLTVAQLPIIGGDSTARCIAAASILAKVSRDRLITKMARQFPDYGLEKHKGYATAAHMDAVRRHGASREHRYSYANVRSAHEHFERSP
- the lepB gene encoding signal peptidase I; this encodes MAWYLEIPLVILLTLFFIFIIQTFIGRVYVIPSASMEPTLHGLDGKGDRIAVQKISYYFDDPQPGDVVVFKGTDSWNTQWQSTRSTNPVVAGLQQVGSWAGIVPPDENNLVKRVIATGGQTVSCQEGDPAVMVDGKPIDQSYILTPNFYPVNPTTGSDACGGDYFGPIVVPEGTYYMMGDNRTNSLDSRYHMGDEYQGAIPEENIRGKVAAIVFPLDRFGGIDAPQIQN
- the rplS gene encoding 50S ribosomal protein L19; this translates as MSNGIIDLVDAGQLRDDIPNFRPGDTLGVHVKVIEGSVTRTQLFEGFVVRRQGSGIRETFTVRKVSFGIGVERTFPVHSPNIEKIEVLRKGDVRRAKLYYMRELRGKAARIKERR
- a CDS encoding Tex family protein, which translates into the protein MTFIADTIAAQLKVAPQQVTAALELLGAGNTVPFISRYRKEATGGLNDGQLRLIEERNTYLTELAERKEAVLAAIEEQGQLTEDLRVRIQEADTKARVEDLYLPYKKRRKTKADIAREAGLEKLTQLLIDAPTTDPESAAEAFLAEGFEDTKAVLDGARAILVERFTTDADLVGQVRERCYDTGTIKASAVEGKETEGAKYCDYFNFSEPFRSLPSHRILALLRGESEGVLSLELDPGDESIYEGMIAQHFDLAVDVSPWLAKAVRWGWRTKLQVSSNLETRTRLREKAEQGALEVFTTNLRDVLLAAPAGQRTTLALDPGYRNGVKCAVVDGTGKVLDTTIVYPHQPQNRWAEAVKELSALSATHGVELIAVGNGTASRESEKLAGEVADLIARAGAARPTPVMVSESGASVYSASEIAAQEFPDMDVSLRSAVSIARRLQDPLAELVKVDPKSIGVGQYQHDVNQAALASSLDAVVEDAVNSVGVDLNTASVPLLERVSGLTPTIAKNIVAYRDEQGSFVSRQQLHKVPRLGPKAFEQAAGFLRIRGGDSPLDDSAVHPEAYPVVERIAQATGTATQELIGNTAVLERLRPADFADETFGIPTVTDIIAELDKPGRDPRPEFRTATFKEGVNKVSDLTPGMILEATVTNVAAFGAFVDVGVHQDGLVHVSAMSKKFISDPHDVVRSGQVVKVKVMEVDVERQRIALSLRLDDEPGQDRKKPRKNPGEKKAAGGRRQANGSMAAALKKAGFGN